From Nicotiana tabacum cultivar K326 chromosome 22, ASM71507v2, whole genome shotgun sequence, one genomic window encodes:
- the LOC107799005 gene encoding protein CANDIDATE G-PROTEIN COUPLED RECEPTOR 2 produces the protein MSNLSGTYSITEAGPVRATGLDHFIFRFSSSATACHGFWHDTALVLPSALFIVYLGFHARSNLKKLNHRRSYIMIGYYGLLWFAALLNLAWCFLQVWQCTPGKQVAWNLLSLFATSAMLFLEISIVAFLLQDNYASCLETLARTFMVSGLFVGADLLLKVIFMFGFGVPLFHDVEIAHRGKWGVWFTHKLLLAAAYGYILFVHFSKWRDKLPPRPVFYNYVIVMFATTAVVLFACGLAGIKAGFGLWLYNLAVVCYHSLYLPFLYVAFLADFFKEEDWLLDSAYYSEMKDAGFFDVDWE, from the exons ATGTCGAATCTTAGCGGAACATACTCCATCACTGAAGCCGGTCCGGTCCGAGCCACCGGTCTAGATCACTTCATATTCCGGTTTTCCAGCTCCGCAACTGCGTGCCATGGATTCTGGCACGATACGGCGCTGGTATTGCCCTCGGCTTTGTTCATAGTGTACTTAGGGTTTCATGCTAGGAGCAACCTTAAGAAGCTCAATCACCGTCGATCGTATATCATGATCGGATACTATGGACTTCTGTGGTTTGCTGCTCTTTTAAATCTAGCTTGGTGCTTTCTTCAG GTGTGGCAGTGCACTCCAGGAAAGCAGGTGGCTTGGAATCTTCTGTCATTGTTTGCGACGTCAGCAATGCTATTTCTGGAGATTAGCATAGTGGCATTCTTACTTCAGGACAATTACGCGAGCTGTTTGGAAACTTTAGCACGTACGTTCATGGTTTCAGGCCTTTTTGTCGGGGCAGATTTATTGTTAAAG GTAATTTTTATGTTTGGATTTGGAGTTCCACTTTTCCATGACGTGGAAATAGCTCATAGGGGGAAGTGGGGCGTCTGGTTCACCCACAAACTTCTTCTTGCTGCAGCGTATGGCTACATATTATTTGTGCATTTCTCAAAGTGGAGAGATAAGCTGCCTC CACGACCAGTCTTCTACAATTATGTCATTGTCATGTTTGCAACAACTGCTGTAGTGTTATTTGCCTGTGGGCTTGCAGGCATTAAGGCTGGCTTTGGACTTTG GTTGTATAATTTGGCAGTAGTTTGCTATCACTCCCTTTATCTTCCTTTTCTTTATGTAGCGTTCCTGGCTGATTTTTTCAAG GAGGAAGATTGGCTTCTGGACAGCGCTTACTACTCAGAGATGAAAGATGCAGGATTTTTTGATGTTGACTGGGAGTAA